The Rhododendron vialii isolate Sample 1 chromosome 5a, ASM3025357v1 genome contains a region encoding:
- the LOC131326846 gene encoding BTB/POZ domain and ankyrin repeat-containing protein NPR1-like — MVAAKLATGTRGWPSDLDLNSLTHTHSLSLSLPLPLLLASLPPFFNSHLPLKPLSLSMDPEIAALRRLSENFDSALSSDFADAVIAVACGREIPIHRCILSARSPFFKNIFSGTEGGLKVELKDLARDFEVSFHALVTVLVFLYSGRVRSLRPDGVCVCVDDECEHVACRPAVDFAVEVLYASFVFEIPELVALYQGHLFDILDKIAADDILVVLSLANICGKECDGLLTRCVENIVRSDVDIVTLDKTLPGHIVNRIVESRKELGFHGPESSSFPDKHVKRLHRALDSHDVELVRMLIKEEHTSIDDACALHYAVAYCDAKIIAGILDLAIADVNHTSPRGYTVLHIAAMRKEPKIIVSLLTKGAQPAALTSDGRKALTISKRLTRAADYYKSTERGKASPKDRLCIEILELAESRDPLLGEASASLAKAEDYLRMKALYLEGRVALAKVLFPTEANVAMDVAQVDGTSEHLNRIRALAKTVELGKLFFPRCSEVINDIVDDDDLSELLCLQNGPREERQLKKRRFMEIQEAFSKAFHEDKEELDNKSINISSSSRDSRPVRGVGRPNGKLPLK; from the exons caactctctcacacacacacactctctctctctctctctccctctccccctcctCCTTGCTTCACTCCCTCCCTTCTTCAATTCCCATCTCCCTCtaaagcctctctctctctccatggacCCAGAAATCGCAGCCCTAAGACGCCTCTCCGAAAACTTCGACTCGGCTCTCAGCTCGGACTTCGCCGACGCCGTGATCGCCGTCGCCTGCGGCCGAGAAATCCCAATCCACCGCTGCATTCTGTCGGCGCGGAGTCCGTTTTTCAAAAACATATTCTCAGGCACAGAGGGGGGGCTAAAAGTGGAACTGAAGGATTTGGCGAGGGATTTCGAGGTGAGCTTTCACGCTTTGGTTACTGTCTTGGTGTTCCTGTACAGCGGGAGAGTGAGGTCTTTGCGTCCGGACGGTGTCTGCGTTTGCGTCGACGACGAGTGCGAGCACGTCGCGTGCCGGCCCGCCGTGGATTTCGCGGTGGAGGTGCTCTACGCTTCTTTCGTTTTCGAGATACCGGAATTGGTTGCTCTTTatcag GGGCACCTATTTGATATTCTTGACAAGATTGCAGCAGATGACATTTTGGTGGTTCTTTCTCTGGCAAATATTTGTGGTAAGGAATGTGATGGACTGCTTACCAGATGCGTTGAGAATATAGTCAGGTCCGATGTTGATATCGTAACTCTTGATAAAACCTTGCCCGGTCATATTGTCAACCGAATTGTTGAATCCCGCAAGGaacttggcttccatggtcctGAAAGCAGCAGTTTCCCTGATAAGCATGTGAAAAGACTACACAGGGCTCTGGATTCTCATGATGTAGAATTAGTCAGAATGCTTATAAAAGAGGAGCATACCAGCATAGATGATGCATGTGCCCTTCACTATGCTGTGGCATATTGTGATGCAAAGATCATAGCGGGGATTCTTGACCTTGCAATTGCTGATGTTAACCACACAAGCCCAAGGGGTTACACAGTGCTTCACATTGCTGCTATGCGAAAAGAACCTAAGATTATAGTGTCTCTTCTAACAAAGGGAGCCCAACCAGCTGCTCTCACATCAGATGGTAGAAAAGCACTTACGATTTCAAAGAGGCTCACAAGGGCTGCGGATTACTACAAGTCTACTGAGCGAGGAAAAGCATCTCCCAAGGATCGGCTGTGCATAGAGATATTGGAGCTAGCAGAAAGCAGAGATCCATTATTAGGAGAAGCTTCTGCTTCTCTTGCTAAGGCAGAAGATTATCTGCGAATGAAGGCGTTGTACCTTGAAGGTAGAG TTGCTTTAGCAAAAGTTCTCTTTCCAACGGAAGCAAATGTGGCAATGGATGTTGCTCAAGTGGATGGCACTTCTGAACATCTCAATAGGATAAGGGCACTCGCCAAAACTG TGGAACTAGGGAAGCTCTTCTTCCCTCGTTGTTCAGAAGTGATCAACGACATAGTGGATGACGATGATTTGTCAGAACTATTATGCTTACAAAACGGACCTCGAGAAGAGCGCCAATTGAAGAAGCGACGATTCATGGAAATCCAAGAAGCTTTTTCTAAGGCATTCCACGAGGATAAAGAGGAGTTGGACAACAAGTCTATCAACATATCTTCTTCATCGAGAGATTCAAGACCCGTAAGAGGGGTTGGGAGGCCTAACGGTAAACTCCCTCTCAAGTGA